A genomic segment from Danio aesculapii chromosome 17, fDanAes4.1, whole genome shotgun sequence encodes:
- the ankrd6a gene encoding ankyrin repeat domain-containing protein 6, with translation MDCYWDASQDLINPGWVTWGHQTALHRAAVVGNRDAVSALIHGGCALDLQDKEGNTALHEVSWHGFSACVKLLVKAGADVNVKNKVGNSPLHLACQNGHSQTARVLLLGGPMPDSKNNAGETCLHFAARYNHLAIIKILLGSFCSVTEKNQTGDTALHVAAALNHKKTVSLLLEAGADANIKNNTGQTALDKARDNNNRELAILLAKSNQRTLVRGPMAASDAPAYDYHNITAQPMVKHKPLSRTLATADLQWQRSELQEAEISKHRSDKGHELCDSSASSSRSTSSKTFNDSDSISRPAWKHSKHLKDRIKAHRAQTQQSTTVNTLEVFSQRPAEATFTQERANLHAVEVTQRFFETVSTQLERWYERKILEAQRTAEHKALQDRSRLMEKISSLEEELRRLRTDHRTNT, from the exons ATGGACTGCTACTGGGACGCAAGTCAGGACTTGAtcaaccccggctgggtcacctGG gGTCACCAGACAGCCCTGCACCGGGCAGCTGTTGTGGGAAACCGTGATGCCGTTTCTGCCCTCATCCATGGAGGATGTGCTCTTGATCTACAAGACAAG GAAGGAAACACGGCTTTGCATGAGGTGTCATGGCATGGTTTCAGTGCATGTGTGAAGCTACTGGTCAAAGCTGGAGCAGATGTGAATGTAAAGAACAAA GTTGGAAACTCTCCTCTACATCTAGCCTGTCAGAACGGACATTCCCAGACCGCTCGAGTGCTACTGCTTGGTGGACCCATGCCTGACAGCAAAAACAAT GCAGGTGAAACATGTTTACACTTTGCTGCTCGCTACAATCACTTGGCCATAATTAAGATCCTCTTGGGTTCTTTCTGCTCGGTGACAGAGAAAAACCAG ACAGGAGACACTGCGCTTCATGTCGCTGCTGCACTGAATCACAAGAAAACGGTTAGTCTTTTGCTGGAAGCAGGAGCTGATGCAAATATCAAAAACAAT ACTGGACAAACTGCTCTTGATAAAGCTCGAGACAATAACAACAGAGAGCTGGCTATTCTTCTAGCAAAATCCAATCAG cGAACACTTGTCAGAGGGCCCATGGCGGCCAGCGATGCCCCTGCAT ATGATTATCATAACATAACAGCTCAACCTATGGTGAAGCACAAGCCTCTGTCTCGGACGCTGGCGACTGCTGACCTCCAGTGGCAGCGCTCAGAACTGCAGGAGGCTGAAATCTCCAAGCACAGGTCAGACAAAGGTCATGAACTCTGTGACAGCAGTGCCAGCAGCAGCCGCTCCACATCCAGCAAAACCTTCAATGACAGCGACAGCATTTCTAGACCGGCTTGGAAACACAGCAAACACCTCAAAGACAGGATTAAAGCCCACCGCGCACAAACCCAGCAGAGCACCACCGTCAACACCCTGGAAGTGTTTTCCCAGCGGCCCGCGGAGGCCACGTTTACTCAAGAGAGGGCAAACCTGCATGCTGTGGAGGTGACGCAGCGCTTCTTCGAGACGGTGTCCACGCAGCTGGAGCGCTGGTATGAGAGGAAGATCCTGGAGGCGCAGAGAACAGCAGAACACAAAGCTTTGCAGGACAGAAGCAGACTGATGGAGAAGATCAGCTCGCTGGAGGAAGAGCTCCGGAGGCTTCGCACTGATCACagaacaaacacataa